GGCGGCTGCCGGAACGCCACCGGCGGCTGATCATCGGTGCCGCCGGCATGGCGGTGGAGCTGGGCATCGCCGCAATCGCCACCATTCTTTGGACGATGATGCCCGACGGGCCGGCACGCTCGGCGGTGTTCTTTCTGGCGGCGGTGTCGTGGTTCATGACCCTGCTGGTCAATCTGAATCCGCTGATGCGCTTCGACGGCTATTACCTGCTGTCGGATCTGATCGGCGTGCGCAACCTGCAGGGCCGCGGCTTCGCGCTGGCCCGCTGGCATCTGCGCGAAACCCTGTTCGGCCTGGGGCGCGAGCCGCCGGAAGTGCTGCCGCCGCGCACCCGCCACGCCGTGCTGCTTTATGCCTATGGCGCCTGGATCTGGCGGTTCTTCCTGTTCCTGGGCATCGCGGTGCTGGTCTATCACGCCTTCTTCAAGGTGCTGGGCATCATGCTGGCGGCGGTGGAGGTGTGCTGGTTCCTGGCGATGCCGGCGCTGCGCGAAATCGGCGAATGGTGGAAGGCGAGGGACGAGATGCGGATGAACCGGGCCATGGCCCGCAGCCTGGCGGTGCTGGCGCTGCTGATCGGGCTCGCCTTCGTGCCCTGGCAGGGCGATATCGGCCTGCCGGCGATGCTGGAGGCATCGGCCAGCCCGCGGCTGCATCCGCCGGCACCGGCACGGGTGGTGGAGGTGCCAGTGGCGGCAGGGGCGCGCGTGACCGCCGGCCAGCCGGTGGTGGTGCTCGACAACCCCGATCTGGACCGGAAGATCGAGATGATCCGCCTGGAGCTGGACGTGACCCAGAGGCTGATCCAGCGCCAGGCCGCCAGCGCCGCCACCGCCGCCGAGGTGGGTGTGCTGGAAGGGCGGCTGGCCGCCCGGCTGGCGGAGCTGGACGGGCTGATGGCAGAGCGCGCCCGGCTGGTGGTGCGCGCGCCGCAGGACGGCATCTTCCGCGACCCGCCGGCCGATCTGATGCCGGGATTGTGGGTGTCCCCCGCACGGGTGCTGGGGCTGGTGGTCGCCGCCGAGGGCGGGCGGATCGAGGCCTATGTCCGGGGCGAGGATCTGCCGCGGCTGCAGGTCGGCGCCCGCGGCCGGTTCGTGACCGACGACCCCGCGCGCGACCCGCTGCCGGTGGTGGTGACGGCCGTGTCCGAAACGGCCGTCGATGCCCTGGATCAGCCGGCCCTGGCCAGCCAGAATGGCGGGCCGATCGCCACCGAGCTGGATCACGAGCGCCGCCCCGTGCCGCGCGGCGCAGTCTATCGGGTGTGGCTGGAACCCGATGCCGGCGCCGGGCTGCCCGCCGGCCAGACGCTGGCCCTGCGGGGCATGGTGCGGATCGACGCACCGGCGGAAAGCTTCGCCGCCAGCCTGTGGCGCCGGGTGATCGCCGTCGCCATCCGCGAAAGCGGCTTCTGATCCGCATATCCGAGGGGCGACGAAAAAAGCGCGGCAGGACGCATGTCCGCCGCGCTCAAGTCGGTGTCGCATCTACACCACACAAGTTCGGGTAAACCTGTACGGTGGGGCCGGCGGCATCGCGTCATGCCCTCCGTCCCATACATCCCCCCGCGCCATCGCACGACCGGGCTGCGACCCCGACTATAGGGTGCCTGCCCGGAGATGTCCATCGCGTTTCGATGGTGTGGGTGATGATGTTCGCGCCCAGGGTGGGGCATGGCGATCCGGGCGGGAGAACCCCGACGAGCCCTGACCGAAAGGGTGGGGCGGGGATGGGTGAATATTGCACCGCATTCACCGGAAGCCGGGCCCGTCCGGCCCAGTCCGGGCGATCGCCCCGGCATTCTGCACCGGTCGGACCGTCGCTTGCGGATGCGGCGTTAACCATGATGTGACGCCGTCCTTTTCCGGATATGTTCCCGTTTCATACGAAACGACTACAACCATAAGGAGAGTAATTACAACCGGACTTGGAACATATCAGGGGTATATCAGGAAAATCAGGCCGGCCGGGGGCTTGCAGCCTGCGGCTGTCGATCACAGTGCGATGATATGTCACTCAGCATCCGGCCGGTTGCGGTGCGGGCGTTTACCTTTTGTAAATGTTGCAATGCAGCATGGCGCCGAGACATGTTTCTTGTTCTTGTGAATTGTGCAGTTTCATGTGAGGTATAGCACACGGGATGTCAGGCGCTTTAAGGAAATTTAAATAAAATGTTCAATGCTTGCCCCTGCTCCGATGCCGATTGCCCCGAAAACACGCCGAAAACGTGTATGATTCTGTGCCTGTACGCGCCTTGTTCCGATGGTTTTGCGGCGCAAGACGAAACCGTTATGTTCTCGTCGGGCAGAGCAGGGCAGGCGGGCGCGCGACCAGGAATCGCGCGCCCGAAGGGGGCGGGGGTGACGGTCGGGCAGGGCGAAATCGGTGACGCCGTCGTCGCCGAAACGGCTGCTGATGGCGGCGAACAGCTCGGCCCGAATAAAAGGGGCACGCGGATCGTCTCCGCGTGCCCCCTGATGCGTCGTTGACGGTGTGGCGCCCGATCAGCCCTGCGGCGGATAAATGCCGTAGAGCGGGGTGATGTATTGCAGCACCGCGTAAGGCTGCATGATCTGGACCGGGACGTTCATGCCCGACGAGCCGACGGCGACCTGGCCGTTCATCTGCACCGGCAGGGTCGCTTCCGGGTCCTGTTTGGCGACGAACAGATTGGCGGGCCGGGTGGGGGAACCGGGCGCATTGGTCTGCACGAAATTACCATTGCCCAGGACGACGTTATTGGCCGGCTCGGACTCGGTCGCGTCGGTGGTGGCGACCGGAATTGCGCCCTGCAGCTCTGCCGTAACGGTATGGGTGTGATGGGCCAGATTATTGCCGGTCAGCGTGACGGTCTCGCTGCCGCCGGTCTGGCCCAGGGCATAGTTCGACAGGCCGGGCCCCTGGCCCGCGCCCAGGGGCGTGCGGCCGATCAGGTTGGGCAGGGCAAAGGTGGTCTGGCCATCGCCGCCGAAAGTCGTACCGATCAGGCCGAACAGGGCGTCGTTCTGCGCGATCGACAGCAACTGGCCGTTGCAGAAGGTATAGCCGCGCGGTGCAAAGCTCGGCGCCCAGAGGAACACGGCCCCCAGATAAACTCCGTCCATCGGTTCTCTCCTGTTTTCGCGTCGGGGGCCGGTCAGCTGCGCGGCGGGAAAATGCCGTACATGGCGATGATGATGTTCAGGCCCAGATAGGGCTGGGTGATCGGGGTCTGGGCCGTATGGCCGGTCACCCCGAAGGTGACCGTGCCGCCGGACGCCCCCGCCGCCGAGGTGACATCCCCCGGGCCGGCTGCATAGGCGTTGACCGGGGCTGAAATCTCGCTGCCTCCGTTGTCGAAGATCGTGTGCGCCGTGCCGAAGGCGAGCCCCGTGGCCGGCCCGTTGGTATCGGCCTGGGTGGCGGTGGCCGGCAGGGTGCCGGTGACCGGGCTGACCGCATGGGTATGGGCCGGCATATTGGTCATCAGCAAGGTGGTCTGGTCGGTGCCGGCGACTTCGCCTTCGACATAGATGGTGCCGGTGGTCGAGCGGCCGGCGGCCAGGCCGGCGCGGCCGCGCAGATCGGGCAGGGCGAAGGTCTGGATGCCGTTACCGCCATAGATGGTGCCGATCAGCGAAAACAGTGCGGTGTTCTGGCTGATCGCCATCAGCTGATTGGCGCAGTAGGCCCAGTTGCGGGGGGCGAAATTCGGCGCCCAATGCATGCAGAGTCCGATATAGGGGTTCATCTTTCCGAAACCTTATGGATGGTGGAGACCATGTGGATGGCGACCGGGCCCGTGGATGGCGACCGGAGCAGTGCCGGCCCGGCTGCGCAGCGGAAACCGGTCAGCTGCGCGGCGGATAGATGCCCTGCATCGCAAAGATGAAGTTGAGCGCCGTATAGGGCTGCATGATCGAAAAGGGCTGGGAGTTGCCGGTGGGGGTCGCGGTCAGATCCCCCGGCATGGTGACCGGCAGCACGGCATTGGCCTGAGCGGTGGTGAAATTCGACACCGGAAAGGTCTGGGCGGCCGGGCCGCTGCCGATGCGGACCGATCCGGTGGCGAGCACGCCGGTGGCCGGATCGGGCGCCGTGGCCGGGGCGGTCGACAGCGGCAGGGCCGGGCGCAGCTCGGGCAGGGCGAAATGGGTATGGGCCGGCAGGGTCTGATCGGTCATGGTCTGGGTTTCGCTGCCGGCCGCCTGGCCCAGAGAAACCGGTGACAGGCCGGGGCCGTTGCCGGTACCGACGGGGATGCGGCTGCGCAGGTCGGGCAGGGCGAAGGTGGTGCTGCCGTTGCCGCCATAGGTGGTGCCGATCAGCGCGAACACCGCCTGATTCTGGGCGATCGAGAGGATCTGGCCGTGGCAGAAGGCCCATCCCTTGGGCGCGAAATTCGGCATCCAGGTCACGATGCTGGCGATGAAGGGTGAGTCCATATCCGGTCTCCGTCCTCGTCCTGTTCCGTCTTGTTGTCGACATGGCTGTCGTCGCGACGTGGCGATGCGGTCGCCCGGCCGGGCCGCAGCCGGTGGTTTCGGCAGGCGTTGGTATCAGTGGGCCTTGGTATCAGTGGGGGGCGTCAATTGAAGATCGCTTCGTAGTGATTGCCCGGCACCGGCCGCCCGGTCGACGGATCGACCGGTGCGATCACCGGGCAGATGAACATCATCTTCAGCAGCCCCAGCCGGGGATGGGCGATGTCGTAGCTGTTGGCCGGCAGGTAGATCTGGGGGGGGCCGCGGAAGATCAGGCTGAAGCCCAGGCGGCGCTGGCCGGTCAACATGGCCTGGATACCGGGCTGGGCGGACACCAGGGTCAGCGGCAGATTGCCCTGGGGCAGGCGCACATGGAATTCGGTGCCCACATGCGGCGCGAAGGTTTCAAAGGTGAAGTTCTCGAACATCCCACATCCCGATGGTTGACCGGCGGCAGACCCCGCGGGATGCAGCCCCGCACCAGCCTGGCCGCACCAGCCTGGCCGCACCAGCCTGGCCGCACCAGCCTGGATTGTATGCATCTGCGGCGCATTCCCGCCGTTTCGCTTGGCGGTTGCCGTGCGTGATTAATGTCGCATGGTTTGCGACAGGAGTCTTGCCCGTCATGTGAGGGCGAGGTTAATGGCCGTTGATATAGCTCAAATGCTTGGGATCGTTGAAAAACGCGCCGAATCAATCTTCTGGAGCACCGCTTCGTCGGGCGCACGCCCCGAAAGCCGCTTTTCGGGTCAGTAAGGTTCAGCTAGGTTAACCAAAACCCGACGAAGGTACGCTGCGTCCGGCCGGACGGGTGTATCGTTGCGATATGCGGCACTTCGTGAAGAAGAACCGCCGGCGCCGCGGGAATGACAGTCAGACCGGGTGCGGAGATCACGTCGCCCGGTCGTCACGGGGTTTCGGGGGACGGGTATCATGCGCCGCTTTCGTCGTCGGGGAGATCATGCCAGCCGTCACATCACCGGGCCGCGCCGCCCGGGCCGGCGGGGGGCGCTGGCCCAGGCGCTTGAACCACGGATGATGTTCGATGCCGCCGGTGTCGCCACCGCGGCAGAGGCGCTGCAGGATCAGGCCGCCCAGGATGCCGCGCAGGAACTGCACCCCGATACCGCGGGCGACGGCAGTGCGGCCGATACCGGCCATCAGGCCGATGCCCATGACGCTGCCGCCCTGGTGGAGACCGCCGCCCAGGGCGGCGATGACGGATCGGATGTGACGGCGGCCCCCGCCGCGGCGGGCGACCGGCGCGAGGTCGCCTTCATCGACACCCGCGTCACCGACTGGCAGACCCTGGCCGCCGGCCTGGCCCAGGATGTCGAAATCGTGGTGCTGGATGCCGGCCGCGACGGGCTGGAACAGATCGCCGACTGGATGGCCGAACAGTCGGGGGCAGTGGATGCCATCCACATCATTTCGGAAGGCAGTGTCGGCGAAATCTGGCTGGGATCTTCCACCCTCTCGGACAGGAATATCGATGACCGGGCCGGCGACCTGGCGGTGATCGGCGCCGGCCTGGCCGAGGATGGCGACATCCTGCTTTACGGCTGCGACGTAGCCGGCGGCAGCGACGGCCTGGCCTTTCTGGGCCGGCTGGCAGAGCTGACCGGCGCCGATGTCGCCGCCTCGGACGATGCCACCGGCAGCGTCGCCGCCAATGGCGGTGGCCGTTTCGGCGACTGGGATCTGGAAGTGTCGATCGGCCGGGTCGACACCACCATCGCGGTGACCGAGGACACCCGCGCCGGCTATGACGGCCTGATGGCGACCTTCACCGCCGGCACCGAGGCCCAGCTGGAAACCGCGATCGTCAATGCCAATGCGGCGGCCGGCACCGACCAGATCGACATCACCGCCGATATCACGCTGGGCAGCGGCGCCACCGGTTTCACCACGATCACCGACAATGTCGTGATCCAGTCCAGCACCGCGGCGACCCGCGACATTCTGGCCGCCAACATCACCGATGGCAGCGTGTTCACGGTCAGCGATGCCACGGTCACCTTTGCGCGGCTGGCGATCGATGGTGCGGCGAAGACCTCGGGCGGCGGTGCCGGCATCAATTTCTCGTCCACCGGCTCGGACACGCTGACGCTGACCGACATGACCATGACCGGTCTGCATGCCACCCAAGGCGGCGCGATCTTTATCAGCGGCGGTCAGCTGGCGATGACCGGCACCAACAGCTTCGTCGACAACCAGGCGACCAGCGGCGCCGGTGGCGCGATCTATATTTCCGGCGGAAATTTCATTCACACGGTCACCGGCCAGTTCACCACCAACACCGCGACCACCCAGGGCGGTGCGATCTATCAGACCAGTGCGGCCGGCGCCACGCTGAATGTGACCGACAGCAGTTTCGATCAGAACAGTGCGACCCAGGCCGGTGGTGCGATCCGCATTGAGGGGAATACCTCCGGCAACATCACCTTCTCCGTGGCCGATAGCAGCTTTAGTGGCAATACGGGGGGCTTGGGTGGCGCGATCTCGACGCGAACGGGCGGTGGGTCGACCACAATCGAGCGGTCGACCTTCACTAGTAATGAAACGACTAACGGCAGCGGTGGCGGCGGCGCTGTCGAGTTGGGCGGCACAGCTACGGCTTCCGAGGCCTTCATTACTGATAGCACGTTTACACAGAACACGGCTAGCGGCACTGGGGGGAGTGGCGGTGCTGTCCTCATTGCGTCTAATGCCTTGGTTGATCTTGATATTGTTCGATCTACCTTCGATCGCAATGTTGCGACCAGCAGCGGTAGTGGTGGCGCCGTCGCACTACTCGGCACCAGCAGCACCGTTTCTGTGGTCAATTCTACCTTTTCCGGGAACACAGCGACCTTCGGCAGCGCGATCGAAAGCACCTCGGCGCTCACCGTGGCGCACAGCACCTTTTCGGGCAACAGCGCGACCAACGGCATGAATAACGGCACGATCGATTCCTATGGCGGCTCGGTCAGTGTCAGCCATACGATTCTGGCCAACAACACCGGCTGGGGCGTGAACGTCACCGGCGGCAGTGCGACCAATGTCGGCTGGAACATCTATTTCGGCAACAGCCTTGACAATAACGGCTTGGATGCGGGTCCCGGTACCGATCTGACCACCGATCCCAATCTGGGGGCGCTGGCGGATAATGGCGGCTATACCCAGACGATGAAGCCGGGCACCGGCAGCTCGGCGATCGATGCCGGCAATGCCTCGATCACCGGCCAGCCCGCCACCGACCAGACCGGCGCCACCCGCATTTCCGGCAGCGCCATCGATATCGGTGCGGTCGAAGCTGTGAACGACACCACCCCGGTGCTGGGCGGCCCGCGGACCGTGAGCTGGACCGAAGGCGACGCGCCGGTCATCCTGCTGCCCGATATCACGGTCGCCGATGACGACGGCGACCTGATCACCTCGGCGCGGGTCTGGATCTCCAACCCGCATGATGGCGATGTGCTCGCGATCACCTCGCCCGGGCCCTACAGTGCCAGCGTGGCGATGGAAGGCGGCCTTCTCGTCCTGACGCTGACCGGCAGCGGCACGGCGGCGCAGATGCAGGCGGCGCTGCGGACGGTCACCTATTCGTCCACCTCCGACGCCCCCACCTGGGGCAATACCGGATCGGCCTATACCCCCGATGCCGCCGGCTCGCGCATCCTCCGCGTCACCGTCACCGATGCCGACGGCGCCACCTCGGACGAGTTGGTCGGCAGCGGCGTCCAGGTTACCAGTGTGGACGACGATCCACCGGCGATTTCCGCCGACACCTTCGTCTATACCCCTGGTGCCTATGGGTCAGACGGCTATGCGAACTTCGCGCCGGACCTGTTCCTCATCGACGACACGGCGATGATAAAATCGGTGACGGTGCAGCTGGTCGCCTCCCCGGACGGGTCCTTGGAGCGCCCGCGCATTCAGGGAACCTATGCTGGTATCAATATCGCTTGGGATGCGGATAGCAAAAAGTATACCTTTACCGGCACCTCGCCCACCGGCACCGCGTCGCTCAATGCCTTCCAGGAGATTCTCCGCAATCTCGACTACAAGAACCTGTCGTCGGGGGCCACTGTCGATACGACCGACCGCATCATCCGCTATACGGTCACCGATGCCAATGATCAGGTCGGCACCTTCGATCTGACGATCGAGATCGACAAGACCCCGACGGTCGCCACCAATACCGGCACCACGGTTGCCGAGGGTGGATCGGGCAGCATCACCACCGCGATGCTGGAAGCCTCCGACGATTACGCCACCGGGGCGGATCTGATCTATACGGTGGCGGCGCTCAGTCATCTGACCGTGTCGCTCAACGGCAGCACGCTGTCGACCGGCGGGACCTTTACCCAGCAGGATATCGACGACGGGCTCGTCACCTTCCAGCATGACGGCGGGGAAACTGCCGGCACCCTGACCTTCACGCTGAAGCAGTCGTCCGCAAACTATTCGGACTCGGTGCAGCATAGCTTCACCGTCAACACGACGCCGGTGAACGATGCGCCGGTGGTGAACGACACCTCGGCGTCGCCGCTCTTCAGTGCCGGCGGCTCGCCGGTGGCGGTGGCCGAATCCGCTACCATCGTCGACGTCGACTCCGGCAATCTGACCAGCGTGGTCCTGACCCTGACCACCCGCCCGGGCGGGACGTCGGATCGTATCGCCATGTCGACCATCGGGGCGGACAATGCAAGTAACTACGGCATCAACGTCGACCCAGACAACGCCACGGGCACGCTGACCCTTTCGGGCACGGCCTCGGTCGCCCAATATCAGACCGTGCTGCGGGGCGTGGTCTATGCCTATACCGGCGCCACTGCCTCCATGCCCGGCGGCGACCGTGTGGTTTCGATCGTCGCGACGGATGACAGCGGCGACAGTGCGACCCAGGCCAGTGCCGCCTTCGAACGCACGGTCGAGGTCGATGCCCCGCCGAAGGTCGACACCAATACCGGCACGACGCTGGACGAGGGCGGCTCCACCACCATCACCTCGGCGATGCTGTCGTCGTCGGATACCGAAGACACCGATCCGGCCGATGTCACCTATACCCTGACCACGGCGCCGGCTGTGGGCACGCTGAAGCTCAACGGTACGGCGCTGTCGGTGAATGACACCTTCACCCAGAAGGATATCGACGACGGGCTGCTGACCTACGAGCATGACGGCTCGCAAACCACGTCGGGCAGCTTCGGCTTCTCGGTGAAGGATACGACCAACCACACCGTCAGCGGTCAGACCTTCGCGATCACCGTAACGGCCGTGAACGACGCGCCCGAGATTACGGCGCCCGGGTCGATCGCCGTGACCGAAGACACCGAGACTGCGTTGACCGGCATTTCGATTTCGGATGCCGATGCCGGCACCAGCGATGTGACGGTGACCTTCACGGTGGGCGAGGGTGAGCTGGCTGCGACCAGCACCGCCGATGTCACGGTGGGCGGCACGGCGACCGCGCTGACGCTGACCGGCTCGGTGGCCGACATCAATGCTTTCATCGCGGCCAGTGCGCTGACCTTCACGCCCGCCGCCGACGCCACCGGCAATGTGACCCTGACCGTCGATGTCGACGACGGCGGCAATACCGGCTCCGGCGGGGCGAAGACCGACACGGCCACGGTGACGCTGGCGGTCTCTGCGGTGAACGACGCGCCGACCATCGACGGATCG
This genomic window from Tistrella mobilis contains:
- a CDS encoding phage tail protein yields the protein MNPYIGLCMHWAPNFAPRNWAYCANQLMAISQNTALFSLIGTIYGGNGIQTFALPDLRGRAGLAAGRSTTGTIYVEGEVAGTDQTTLLMTNMPAHTHAVSPVTGTLPATATQADTNGPATGLAFGTAHTIFDNGGSEISAPVNAYAAGPGDVTSAAGASGGTVTFGVTGHTAQTPITQPYLGLNIIIAMYGIFPPRS
- a CDS encoding phage tail protein, whose amino-acid sequence is MDSPFIASIVTWMPNFAPKGWAFCHGQILSIAQNQAVFALIGTTYGGNGSTTFALPDLRSRIPVGTGNGPGLSPVSLGQAAGSETQTMTDQTLPAHTHFALPELRPALPLSTAPATAPDPATGVLATGSVRIGSGPAAQTFPVSNFTTAQANAVLPVTMPGDLTATPTGNSQPFSIMQPYTALNFIFAMQGIYPPRS
- a CDS encoding site-2 protease family protein, with the protein product MVASVQGSAPGGPTISFGGGAGGQQQAKPVPRLREDLKLLPGPTDLDGSPSWTILDPARGRYYSLSPQAVALLGAWDQGMPDRVLARAMAASRLPLELSDVDELARFLIANNLVAGDEPGMSGSYLRQRKAAKRSAFSWMLHNYLFVRVPLVRPDMWLDGLTPLGRMMFSKGAGLTLLTLVAVALYLVGRQWDVFLHTFTSFLTLEGAVWFGLAMVVAKVLHEMGHALAAKRFGCRVHSMGVALLVMMPVLYTDVSDAWRLPERHRRLIIGAAGMAVELGIAAIATILWTMMPDGPARSAVFFLAAVSWFMTLLVNLNPLMRFDGYYLLSDLIGVRNLQGRGFALARWHLRETLFGLGREPPEVLPPRTRHAVLLYAYGAWIWRFFLFLGIAVLVYHAFFKVLGIMLAAVEVCWFLAMPALREIGEWWKARDEMRMNRAMARSLAVLALLIGLAFVPWQGDIGLPAMLEASASPRLHPPAPARVVEVPVAAGARVTAGQPVVVLDNPDLDRKIEMIRLELDVTQRLIQRQAASAATAAEVGVLEGRLAARLAELDGLMAERARLVVRAPQDGIFRDPPADLMPGLWVSPARVLGLVVAAEGGRIEAYVRGEDLPRLQVGARGRFVTDDPARDPLPVVVTAVSETAVDALDQPALASQNGGPIATELDHERRPVPRGAVYRVWLEPDAGAGLPAGQTLALRGMVRIDAPAESFAASLWRRVIAVAIRESGF
- a CDS encoding DUF6916 family protein, encoding MFENFTFETFAPHVGTEFHVRLPQGNLPLTLVSAQPGIQAMLTGQRRLGFSLIFRGPPQIYLPANSYDIAHPRLGLLKMMFICPVIAPVDPSTGRPVPGNHYEAIFN
- a CDS encoding phage tail protein, which encodes MDGVYLGAVFLWAPSFAPRGYTFCNGQLLSIAQNDALFGLIGTTFGGDGQTTFALPNLIGRTPLGAGQGPGLSNYALGQTGGSETVTLTGNNLAHHTHTVTAELQGAIPVATTDATESEPANNVVLGNGNFVQTNAPGSPTRPANLFVAKQDPEATLPVQMNGQVAVGSSGMNVPVQIMQPYAVLQYITPLYGIYPPQG